In one window of Cytophagaceae bacterium ABcell3 DNA:
- a CDS encoding Na+/H+ antiporter subunit B, translated as MISLILSTATKYLLPILIMFALFMLIRGHYEPGGGFVGGLAAAAAFALYTISNGVEKARDLFPARPSKLTLTGLVIALGSGLVSLFTNETFFKGEWLNFDFPVVGPLGTPLMFDIGVFLVVIGVTMNIVFTLAEE; from the coding sequence ATGATTTCATTAATACTATCAACGGCAACTAAATACCTCCTGCCGATATTGATCATGTTCGCATTGTTTATGCTTATAAGGGGACACTATGAGCCAGGAGGAGGCTTTGTAGGAGGCTTGGCAGCAGCAGCAGCTTTTGCACTATATACCATCTCCAATGGAGTCGAAAAAGCACGGGATTTATTTCCTGCCAGACCTTCAAAGTTGACGCTAACAGGTTTGGTCATAGCACTTGGCAGTGGACTGGTCAGCCTTTTTACCAATGAAACTTTTTTTAAAGGCGAATGGCTTAACTTCGACTTTCCGGTTGTCGGGCCACTGGGCACGCCGCTGATGTTTGACATTGGTGTCTTTTTAGTAGTAATCGGAGTCACAATGAATATAGTATTTACACTTGCAGAAGAATAG
- the mnhG gene encoding monovalent cation/H(+) antiporter subunit G gives MKEIAVFILLILGTLLILLAGIGIIRMPDLYMRMSATTKAATLGTGFMLGAAALHFQDTSITARCFTAIVFLLLTAPVAAHVLGRAAYFIGIPMWKKSKKDELKGKYNYFSHILTSEDSSNLDKEHFNIKDDDKKSPKE, from the coding sequence ATGAAAGAAATTGCAGTATTTATATTATTGATACTCGGTACGCTATTAATCCTATTGGCAGGTATTGGCATCATACGTATGCCTGACCTATACATGCGTATGTCGGCTACTACCAAAGCAGCCACTTTAGGTACAGGTTTTATGTTGGGAGCAGCAGCGCTCCACTTTCAAGACACCAGCATCACCGCTAGGTGTTTCACTGCTATAGTTTTTCTTTTGCTAACGGCACCAGTGGCAGCCCACGTACTAGGCAGGGCAGCTTACTTTATAGGTATTCCAATGTGGAAGAAAAGTAAAAAAGATGAACTAAAAGGCAAGTATAATTACTTTTCACACATCCTTACAAGCGAAGACAGCTCTAACCTGGACAAAGAACACTTTAATATCAAAGACGATGATAAAAAAAGCCCTAAGGAATAA
- a CDS encoding carboxymuconolactone decarboxylase family protein produces MATLLNETKDNLLKEVNIGGEQLYPILENIVGQEHKYIKDLKINVSNALNGQYINRKESLLLALAVAINEKNAVLRAGFSTLAIEEGASGPEVAEIAACVSLLNVNNVFYRFRHFVKKDFYHEAPAGIKMSIMMNPVLGKEFFELVSLVISSLNGCEMCVNAHEESLIRLGASESRILEAIKLGAVIKGLSPLVVE; encoded by the coding sequence ATGGCTACTTTATTAAATGAAACTAAAGATAACCTTTTGAAAGAGGTTAATATTGGAGGGGAACAGCTTTACCCCATTCTAGAAAATATCGTTGGGCAAGAGCATAAATATATTAAAGACCTCAAGATCAATGTAAGCAATGCATTGAACGGCCAGTATATCAACCGAAAAGAAAGTTTGTTGCTCGCATTGGCTGTGGCCATTAATGAAAAAAATGCTGTACTTAGAGCAGGATTTTCAACACTTGCTATTGAAGAAGGGGCTTCAGGTCCGGAAGTGGCAGAAATTGCTGCTTGTGTATCTTTATTGAACGTGAACAATGTATTTTATCGTTTCAGGCATTTTGTGAAAAAAGATTTTTATCATGAGGCTCCTGCAGGGATAAAGATGTCCATTATGATGAACCCGGTTTTGGGCAAGGAGTTCTTTGAGTTGGTCAGCTTAGTTATATCCTCGTTAAATGGTTGTGAGATGTGTGTGAATGCACATGAGGAGAGCTTAATTAGGCTTGGCGCTTCAGAGAGCAGGATTTTAGAAGCCATTAAACTTGGGGCTGTAATCAAAGGACTGAGTCCGCTCGTGGTGGAATAA
- a CDS encoding peroxiredoxin, which translates to MAINRILSVGSEFPSFSKKAVVSTIKDQEFTTITSEDHKKEGQWMVMFWWPKDFTFVCPTELAEFNSKFSDFSDRDAMLIGASTDSEYVHVAWRQNHSDLKDLRYPMLADTSKSLAEELGILESEEKVAYRTTFIVDPHGIIRWVSVNELSVGRNVHEVLRVLDALQTDELCPCNWQKGEETINA; encoded by the coding sequence ATGGCTATTAACAGAATTTTATCAGTAGGGTCTGAATTTCCTTCATTTAGCAAAAAAGCAGTGGTTTCCACGATCAAAGATCAAGAGTTTACCACTATTACTTCTGAAGACCATAAAAAAGAAGGCCAATGGATGGTTATGTTTTGGTGGCCTAAGGATTTTACTTTTGTCTGTCCCACTGAGCTTGCTGAGTTTAATTCAAAATTTTCTGATTTCTCTGACCGGGACGCTATGTTGATTGGTGCGTCTACCGATAGTGAATATGTACATGTCGCGTGGAGGCAAAACCACAGTGACCTGAAAGACTTGCGTTACCCTATGCTTGCAGATACCTCTAAATCCTTGGCTGAAGAGCTTGGTATCCTTGAATCGGAAGAAAAGGTGGCGTACAGAACGACCTTTATTGTAGACCCGCATGGTATCATTCGCTGGGTTAGTGTAAATGAATTATCTGTCGGTAGGAATGTGCATGAGGTGCTAAGGGTGCTTGATGCGCTTCAGACAGATGAACTTTGCCCTTGTAATTGGCAAAAAGGTGAAGAAACCATCAATGCTTAA
- a CDS encoding Na+/H+ antiporter subunit E: MQLLLANVLLTIVWLILTGRFDPTNFMFGFVLSYLILWLVLRTQTQSRYFDKLPKLLLFVGYFLVELVKANIRVAYDILTLRHHMHPGILAVPLEAKSDIEITLLANFITLTPGTLSMDVSTDRKVIYIHFMYIDDEDLARKSVKDFEKRILDIVR, encoded by the coding sequence ATGCAGCTTTTGCTTGCCAATGTACTTTTAACCATAGTGTGGCTAATCCTCACCGGAAGGTTTGACCCTACAAACTTCATGTTTGGGTTTGTATTAAGCTACCTGATATTATGGTTGGTACTTAGAACCCAAACACAGTCCAGGTATTTTGATAAACTTCCTAAGTTGCTGCTTTTTGTAGGATATTTTTTAGTGGAGCTTGTGAAAGCTAACATACGTGTAGCCTATGATATCCTCACACTACGACACCATATGCATCCAGGCATATTAGCTGTGCCACTAGAAGCTAAAAGCGATATAGAAATAACCTTATTGGCAAACTTCATTACCTTAACGCCAGGCACCCTGAGCATGGACGTGAGTACAGATAGAAAAGTCATTTACATACATTTTATGTATATTGACGATGAAGACCTGGCCAGAAAAAGTGTAAAAGACTTCGAAAAACGAATTTTAGACATTGTACGATGA
- a CDS encoding monovalent cation/H+ antiporter complex subunit F, with the protein MNDFLIHYIALPLLSISVILVFVRVAIGPSLPDKVIALDLLVTISIGIIAAYSIIQDNMVFIDVALILALLAFLGTVAFAYYYEKRGKQ; encoded by the coding sequence ATGAATGACTTTTTGATCCATTATATAGCTTTACCTTTACTGAGCATATCAGTTATATTGGTTTTTGTACGTGTGGCCATAGGCCCAAGCCTACCAGACAAGGTAATAGCACTTGACCTGCTGGTAACCATCAGTATTGGTATCATTGCCGCCTATTCCATTATCCAGGATAATATGGTCTTCATAGACGTAGCGCTTATCCTTGCACTTTTGGCGTTTTTAGGCACAGTGGCATTTGCATATTATTATGAAAAAAGGGGGAAACAATGA
- a CDS encoding hydrogen peroxide-inducible genes activator, translating into MTLSQLEYLLAVDKYRHFSTAAEHCHVTQPTLSMQLQKLEEELGITVFDRSKQPVIPTTEGIMIIEHAKKIMKEAEALYESVNLAKGVIAGEFRLGVIPTLAPYVIPLFVNKIAEDHPGITLIIEELTTENIIEKLKGDHLDAALLATPTANLALNIVPLFIESFVAYVSENNPLFKKKTLSRADIDSEQEVLILHEGHCMQEQVNLFCKKRLTKNSGIVYEAGSIETLRRMVDIRGGMTFLPELAVYDLSEDQADKVRYFQDPQPAREVSIVTHRSFIKKKLLEIIKSAIIESIPAKMLQTENKQIIHLPATF; encoded by the coding sequence ATGACATTATCACAACTGGAATACCTGCTCGCAGTAGACAAATACCGCCATTTCAGCACCGCAGCAGAGCACTGTCATGTAACCCAGCCAACCTTGAGCATGCAGCTTCAAAAGCTCGAAGAGGAGTTAGGAATCACGGTATTCGACAGAAGCAAACAACCTGTTATACCGACAACAGAAGGTATAATGATAATAGAGCATGCAAAAAAGATCATGAAGGAGGCGGAAGCACTTTATGAAAGCGTAAATCTTGCCAAAGGAGTCATAGCAGGAGAATTCCGTCTAGGGGTTATTCCTACGCTTGCCCCATATGTTATTCCGCTTTTTGTAAATAAAATAGCAGAAGACCATCCAGGTATAACGTTAATTATTGAAGAGCTAACTACAGAAAACATTATTGAGAAATTAAAAGGAGACCATTTGGATGCAGCATTACTGGCAACACCAACAGCTAACCTAGCACTAAATATCGTACCGCTGTTTATAGAATCATTTGTCGCATATGTAAGTGAAAACAATCCTTTATTTAAGAAGAAAACCCTATCACGAGCCGACATTGATTCGGAACAGGAAGTACTGATACTGCACGAAGGGCATTGCATGCAAGAGCAAGTAAACTTGTTCTGCAAAAAAAGACTAACAAAAAACTCCGGTATAGTTTATGAAGCAGGCAGCATAGAAACCCTACGCAGAATGGTGGATATTCGTGGCGGAATGACATTTTTGCCAGAACTGGCTGTTTATGACCTATCAGAAGACCAAGCAGACAAGGTTCGTTACTTCCAAGATCCACAGCCTGCAAGAGAAGTTAGTATCGTTACGCACAGAAGCTTTATCAAAAAGAAACTCTTAGAAATTATAAAGTCTGCAATTATAGAAAGCATACCCGCAAAAATGTTGCAGACAGAAAACAAACAGATTATCCATTTGCCAGCAACTTTTTGA
- a CDS encoding proton-conducting transporter membrane subunit — MTILNQHIILLTPVLAPLITGVLLMFFLKHVKVQQWLNIILSFGFLVSGLVLVHTVRQESIITIQSGGWPAPFGISLVADMFSAIMVLMTGLLAFGIAIYAVISIDTKRAKFGFYPLLNIMFTGICGSVLTGDIFNLFVWFEVMLISSFVLLSLGGTKAQLEGTIKYVTINIISSTIFLAAIGILYGVTGTLNFADLHIKVAEAENQTMITVAGMLFLLTFGIKSALFPLFFWLPASYHTPPIAISAVFAGLLTKVGVYALIRVFTLVFVNHITFTHSILLYIAGFTMVVGVLGAAAQGEMRRLLSFHIISQIGYMVMGLGIYTPLALAGSVLYIAHNIIAKTNLFLISGLINRLKGTYELKKLGGLFNLHPFLGVLFLISGLSLAGIPPLSGFWSKFLLAKAGFEAEHYIIIIISLATGLLTLFSMTKIWNEAFWKEALENYEPGVVKINIPVVNQLYFFRLFTVENMYMLVPIMLYCLIILLIGFFPAFFFDYVYQAGEQLMNPEQYVKTVLN; from the coding sequence TTGACCATACTTAATCAACATATCATACTTTTAACACCTGTTTTAGCTCCATTAATAACAGGAGTCCTATTGATGTTTTTCTTAAAGCATGTAAAAGTGCAGCAGTGGCTAAACATCATTTTATCTTTTGGTTTTCTGGTTTCAGGGCTAGTGTTAGTGCATACCGTTCGTCAGGAAAGCATTATCACCATACAGTCAGGAGGTTGGCCAGCACCTTTTGGTATCTCATTGGTAGCAGACATGTTTAGTGCCATTATGGTACTTATGACGGGGCTTCTGGCATTTGGAATTGCCATATATGCCGTTATTTCTATAGATACCAAAAGAGCCAAATTTGGCTTTTACCCACTGCTCAACATAATGTTTACGGGCATTTGTGGCTCTGTACTAACGGGAGATATCTTCAACTTGTTTGTATGGTTTGAGGTAATGCTGATATCCTCATTTGTGCTTCTATCACTAGGCGGAACAAAGGCGCAGTTAGAAGGGACAATCAAGTACGTAACCATCAACATTATCTCGTCCACCATATTTCTGGCGGCCATAGGTATTTTATACGGAGTCACCGGAACATTAAATTTTGCAGACCTTCATATCAAAGTAGCAGAGGCGGAAAACCAGACCATGATTACAGTAGCAGGCATGTTGTTCCTGCTTACATTTGGGATCAAGTCAGCCTTATTTCCGCTATTTTTCTGGCTACCAGCTTCTTACCACACACCACCTATTGCCATTTCAGCAGTTTTTGCCGGACTGCTTACCAAAGTAGGGGTTTATGCACTTATACGGGTATTTACTTTAGTTTTTGTCAACCACATCACCTTTACGCACTCCATTTTACTGTACATAGCAGGTTTTACGATGGTAGTTGGGGTGCTGGGCGCAGCCGCTCAAGGAGAAATGCGACGGCTCCTTTCTTTTCACATTATCAGCCAGATTGGGTATATGGTTATGGGACTGGGTATTTATACCCCATTAGCCTTGGCCGGATCAGTGCTTTACATTGCCCATAATATTATAGCCAAAACCAACCTCTTCCTTATCAGCGGTTTGATCAACCGGCTGAAAGGAACCTACGAGCTAAAAAAGCTGGGTGGACTCTTTAACCTACACCCGTTTCTAGGGGTACTCTTCCTTATTTCTGGGCTTTCACTGGCAGGCATCCCTCCCCTATCAGGCTTTTGGTCTAAATTTCTTTTAGCCAAGGCAGGTTTTGAAGCAGAACATTATATTATTATTATAATTTCACTCGCTACAGGCTTACTTACCTTGTTCTCTATGACCAAAATATGGAATGAGGCATTTTGGAAAGAAGCACTAGAAAACTACGAACCAGGGGTGGTAAAAATAAATATTCCTGTAGTAAACCAGCTGTACTTTTTCAGACTATTTACTGTAGAAAACATGTATATGCTTGTCCCTATCATGTTGTACTGTTTAATTATTCTATTAATAGGCTTTTTCCCTGCTTTCTTCTTCGATTACGTATACCAGGCCGGAGAGCAGCTTATGAACCCTGAACAATATGTCAAAACAGTTTTAAATTAA
- a CDS encoding HAMP domain-containing sensor histidine kinase: protein MQIRNKLTLQFTGIVALILLVFCVAVYNLSARYTSYQFEERLKEKALNTAQLLLEVEEIDEGLLKSIRRKYLQTLYQEFVRIYDKNNDPIFQDDVYTVDIDEEDLNYIRYHGELGINLNNRQIYGVSYIDRQKEFVVIASAVDRYGITKIKNLKLLLIFGYIVSLIIIYIGGKLFSFAALRPIAKVVDQVEKVDASTLDTKLDEGKGKDEVEKLAVTFNKMFLRLKKAFDLQKMFVSGASHELRTPLTAITGEVEVALMKDREKDEYKRVLHSVLDETRKLTFLSNGLLELVQSGAEDKMVTSEPIDVKSLVKGTIKEIEKRSAGCQVCIRTKFQEPNVEEGLKVSGSQPLLQAALLNVLENACKFSDYKPVFITSERISEDKIRITIEDQGIGMSEGDIKNAFQPFYRSENVQSIPGYGIGMSLTDKIVRLHKGEIKIDSSPGNGTKVEMIFPG from the coding sequence ATGCAAATAAGAAACAAACTTACCCTTCAGTTTACAGGGATTGTTGCTTTAATTTTACTAGTATTTTGTGTTGCCGTTTATAATCTTTCTGCACGGTACACATCTTATCAGTTTGAAGAAAGGCTTAAAGAGAAGGCTTTGAACACTGCTCAACTACTTTTGGAAGTTGAGGAGATTGATGAAGGCCTGCTTAAATCAATCCGGCGGAAGTACCTTCAGACTTTGTATCAGGAGTTTGTACGTATATACGACAAAAATAACGATCCTATTTTTCAGGATGATGTATATACCGTTGATATTGATGAAGAAGACCTTAATTACATCCGATACCATGGTGAACTGGGTATTAACTTAAATAACCGCCAGATTTATGGGGTGAGCTATATAGATAGGCAAAAAGAGTTTGTGGTGATTGCTTCTGCGGTGGACCGCTATGGAATTACGAAAATCAAAAACCTTAAACTGCTGCTTATATTTGGATATATAGTTTCCTTGATCATTATCTACATAGGAGGGAAGCTTTTCTCTTTTGCCGCCTTGCGTCCAATAGCTAAAGTGGTAGACCAAGTAGAAAAGGTGGATGCTTCTACTTTAGATACCAAACTGGATGAAGGAAAAGGCAAGGATGAGGTAGAAAAACTGGCTGTTACTTTCAATAAAATGTTTTTAAGGCTTAAAAAGGCCTTTGACTTGCAGAAAATGTTCGTTTCTGGAGCTTCTCACGAACTGCGGACGCCTCTAACGGCTATAACCGGGGAGGTTGAAGTTGCTTTGATGAAAGACCGGGAAAAGGATGAATATAAGCGGGTACTGCATTCGGTTTTGGATGAAACCCGAAAACTTACCTTTCTCTCCAATGGCTTATTGGAACTTGTTCAATCTGGCGCTGAAGATAAAATGGTTACTTCGGAGCCTATAGATGTAAAGTCACTGGTTAAGGGTACAATTAAAGAAATTGAAAAAAGAAGCGCAGGGTGTCAGGTATGCATTAGGACAAAATTTCAAGAGCCTAATGTTGAAGAAGGGCTGAAAGTCTCAGGTAGCCAACCTCTGCTTCAGGCTGCACTACTGAATGTCCTAGAAAATGCCTGCAAGTTTTCTGATTATAAACCTGTTTTCATTACCTCTGAAAGGATCTCTGAAGATAAAATAAGAATCACTATAGAAGATCAAGGTATTGGGATGTCTGAGGGTGATATAAAAAATGCGTTTCAGCCTTTTTATCGCTCTGAGAATGTTCAGTCTATTCCTGGGTACGGAATAGGAATGTCACTGACCGATAAAATTGTTCGTCTTCACAAAGGAGAAATTAAAATTGACTCTTCGCCAGGCAATGGCACAAAAGTGGAAATGATTTTTCCTGGTTAA
- a CDS encoding putative monovalent cation/H+ antiporter subunit A — translation MADSLILAIILPGLVAAFLAPYLQKAAPKFSGAILTLFPLAIFTVSCFFLPSIANHEPISYSVNWFPDMGINFDFFLDGLSLTFVLLISGVGTLIVLYAWGYLYGHPKLGNFLCYLLLFMTAMLGLVIADNLILLFIFWELTSISSYLLIGFNHEQERSRYASLQALLTTGSGGLAMMAGFILLSQAGGSFLLTDLSALAGTLQAHPAYNVFLILILLGAFTKSAQFPFYYWLPNAMEAPTPVSAYLHSATMVKAGVYLLARMNPMLGGTMQWQYILMIAGGITMLLGAIIAVRHTDLKKVLAYTTISSLGILVFLIGMGTPFAMMAAMGFLVTHSLYKGTLFMVTGTIDHETGTREISKLGGLYKYMPLLGLAAIFAGLSNAGIPPFFGFIGKELIYEASLRFENDLGGFIPTVTVLTNMLIVATALIAVYKPFAGKYTGTPKQPHEGPFSLWFGPLVLGTIGLVFGVFPQFASTYLVGPAVSSIKGAPTTVKLELWHGLNLALFLSVITLGTGILVYAFRNSYSKVFTYNAFFRKIDPENLYQLALSGMLNFARFQTKIFQSGYLRNYIIWVLVMLAFLVFLALFNFGIEDFIVTLSFEDIYFYEVVLCLVVLLAAFVAITSRSVLAAIAALGIVGYGISLLFIIYGATDLAMTQLSVETLTVILFVLVIYKLPKLSYISSKMLRVRDRAIAILTGLIATFLILFTISKPMEPQVSEYFAANSYILAKGRNIVNVILVDFRALDTMGEIVVLAVASIGVYTLLKLRLSKTGKK, via the coding sequence ATGGCTGACTCTCTGATTTTAGCAATAATTTTACCAGGTTTAGTCGCTGCATTTTTAGCGCCTTACCTACAAAAAGCAGCACCTAAATTTTCCGGAGCCATTCTTACACTATTCCCTCTGGCTATTTTTACGGTCAGTTGCTTCTTTTTACCATCTATTGCAAACCATGAGCCAATCTCCTACTCAGTCAACTGGTTTCCAGATATGGGGATCAACTTCGACTTCTTCTTGGACGGGCTGTCCCTTACTTTTGTACTGCTCATCAGTGGTGTAGGAACATTGATCGTTTTATACGCTTGGGGCTATCTTTATGGACATCCGAAACTAGGCAACTTTTTGTGCTACCTGCTATTGTTCATGACTGCCATGCTCGGTTTGGTAATAGCAGACAACTTAATATTGTTGTTTATCTTCTGGGAATTGACCAGTATCAGCTCTTATCTACTAATCGGATTCAACCACGAACAGGAAAGGTCAAGGTATGCATCGCTGCAAGCATTACTTACCACTGGTAGTGGAGGATTAGCCATGATGGCCGGGTTCATATTATTATCGCAAGCAGGCGGTTCTTTCTTACTTACCGATTTATCAGCACTTGCGGGCACGCTTCAAGCACACCCTGCTTATAATGTTTTTCTCATACTCATACTTTTAGGAGCCTTTACCAAGTCAGCTCAATTTCCTTTTTATTATTGGCTACCCAATGCCATGGAAGCCCCTACTCCTGTGAGCGCCTACCTGCACTCTGCGACCATGGTAAAAGCAGGCGTTTATCTATTGGCAAGAATGAACCCCATGCTGGGTGGCACCATGCAATGGCAATATATTTTAATGATAGCAGGCGGTATCACGATGCTATTAGGCGCCATTATCGCTGTTCGGCATACCGACTTAAAAAAAGTACTGGCATATACCACCATTAGCTCACTAGGTATATTGGTGTTTTTAATAGGAATGGGCACGCCCTTTGCCATGATGGCCGCCATGGGATTTCTTGTGACACACTCCCTGTATAAAGGTACACTTTTCATGGTTACAGGCACCATAGACCATGAAACAGGCACACGAGAAATATCCAAGCTCGGAGGTTTATACAAATACATGCCCCTTTTGGGATTAGCAGCGATCTTTGCCGGCTTATCCAATGCAGGCATTCCCCCATTTTTTGGGTTTATAGGAAAAGAACTAATCTATGAAGCATCTTTAAGGTTTGAGAATGACCTGGGAGGTTTTATTCCCACAGTGACAGTCCTAACCAATATGCTTATCGTAGCCACAGCGCTGATTGCAGTTTATAAACCTTTTGCAGGAAAGTATACCGGCACACCCAAGCAACCACACGAAGGACCATTTAGCTTATGGTTCGGTCCTTTGGTTTTAGGGACTATTGGGTTAGTCTTTGGTGTATTTCCACAGTTTGCCTCCACCTATTTGGTAGGCCCGGCCGTATCGTCCATCAAAGGTGCCCCTACTACAGTAAAACTAGAGCTTTGGCATGGACTAAACCTTGCTTTATTTCTAAGTGTGATTACTTTAGGCACAGGCATATTGGTTTATGCATTCAGAAACAGCTATAGCAAAGTATTTACCTACAATGCCTTTTTCAGGAAAATTGACCCTGAGAACCTGTATCAATTAGCCTTGTCGGGCATGCTGAACTTTGCGAGGTTTCAAACCAAAATTTTCCAAAGTGGATACTTAAGGAATTACATTATTTGGGTACTGGTCATGCTTGCATTTTTGGTATTTCTGGCACTTTTCAATTTTGGAATCGAAGACTTTATAGTCACTCTTAGTTTTGAGGACATTTATTTTTATGAGGTAGTGCTATGCTTGGTAGTCTTGCTAGCAGCTTTTGTAGCTATTACCTCACGATCAGTATTAGCTGCGATAGCTGCACTTGGCATCGTCGGGTATGGAATTTCATTGTTGTTTATTATTTATGGTGCCACCGATTTGGCCATGACGCAGCTATCTGTAGAAACGCTGACAGTCATCTTGTTTGTATTGGTCATCTATAAGCTGCCAAAACTCTCCTACATATCCAGTAAGATGCTACGGGTCAGAGACAGAGCCATAGCCATTTTAACAGGACTTATTGCGACCTTTCTTATATTGTTCACCATAAGCAAGCCCATGGAACCACAAGTCAGCGAATACTTTGCTGCAAACAGTTATATTTTAGCAAAAGGAAGAAATATCGTCAATGTGATACTGGTAGACTTTCGGGCTTTAGATACTATGGGAGAAATAGTGGTGTTGGCAGTTGCGTCTATAGGGGTATATACATTGTTAAAACTTCGCTTGAGTAAAACAGGGAAAAAATGA
- a CDS encoding Na+/H+ antiporter subunit C, producing the protein MELVFAIMTGGLYAMAVYMLLRRSIVKLIIGFILLSNATNLLIFTCSRLTRGKTPIIPAGKTEIEGALADPLPQALILTAIVISFGLIAFSIILIKRVYQATGSDDLDKMTSTDTF; encoded by the coding sequence ATGGAGTTAGTTTTTGCGATAATGACAGGTGGCTTATATGCCATGGCAGTGTACATGTTACTGAGACGCAGCATTGTAAAGCTTATTATAGGCTTTATATTACTATCCAATGCCACCAACCTCTTGATTTTTACATGCAGCCGACTAACAAGGGGTAAAACACCTATTATCCCAGCCGGAAAAACAGAAATAGAAGGTGCATTAGCAGACCCTTTACCGCAGGCACTGATTTTGACAGCCATTGTAATCAGCTTTGGCCTTATTGCATTTTCCATCATTTTGATCAAGCGGGTATATCAAGCTACAGGCTCCGATGACCTAGACAAAATGACTTCTACCGATACTTTTTAA
- a CDS encoding response regulator transcription factor, producing MKILVVEDEPKVASFIKKGLEEELHEVEVAYDGFVGKEMALSNSFDLLILDINLPHMNGIDLCKTIRKENVKVPILMLTALGTTDNKVLGLESGADDYLVKPFEFRELVARVRALSRRSAQEDSKVYKIADLEMDPSAKVVKRSGKQIDLTAKEFSLLEYLLKNKGKVISRVDIAEKVWDIKFDTGTNVIDVYINFLRKKIDKGFSPKLIHTLVGMGYVLKEGD from the coding sequence ATGAAGATACTTGTAGTTGAAGATGAACCCAAAGTAGCGTCTTTTATTAAAAAGGGACTTGAGGAAGAGCTGCACGAAGTGGAAGTCGCTTATGACGGTTTTGTGGGTAAAGAAATGGCTTTGTCTAATAGTTTTGACCTGCTTATCCTTGATATAAACCTGCCCCATATGAACGGGATTGACTTGTGCAAAACCATTAGAAAAGAAAATGTAAAAGTGCCCATACTAATGCTTACCGCCCTTGGTACGACAGATAATAAGGTATTGGGGCTTGAAAGTGGGGCTGATGACTATTTGGTAAAACCTTTTGAGTTTAGGGAACTTGTTGCACGTGTTAGGGCTTTATCCAGAAGAAGCGCTCAAGAAGATAGCAAAGTATATAAAATTGCTGACTTGGAAATGGATCCTTCGGCAAAAGTGGTGAAACGCAGTGGAAAACAAATTGATTTGACAGCTAAAGAGTTTTCCCTGCTTGAGTATTTGCTAAAAAATAAAGGAAAAGTAATTTCACGTGTTGATATTGCAGAAAAAGTTTGGGATATAAAATTTGACACAGGCACTAATGTGATTGATGTTTATATCAACTTTTTAAGAAAAAAGATAGATAAAGGGTTCTCCCCTAAGTTGATTCATACCCTTGTTGGAATGGGGTATGTTTTGAAAGAGGGGGATTGA